One stretch of Pararhodobacter zhoushanensis DNA includes these proteins:
- a CDS encoding thiamine pyrophosphate-binding protein: MPEAKTLCYQSIARSVLDHGVDTMFGLMGDANLFMVDAFVRDGGGTFVPAAYEGSSVLMALAYSHVSGSVGVATVTHGPALTNCVTALTEGARGHIPMVLLAGDTAVMNPQNLQSIDQREVVKVTGAGFEQVRAPQTAAYDVAHAFYRARVEKRPIVVNMPADFMWQEVEHTKTVFPTFTAPAMVPAGDDLDEAVGMIASARRPVILAGGGAVDAREALIRLADRLEAPLATSLKAKGLFNDHPYTMDIFGTLSTPAAYDLIAKADCIVCFGTSLHHFTTDRGKLLKGKRVVQVNDSLTEVAKNFHPDVALVADAALTADNILYWLDEAEIPPSGFTRELDRATLTAHTPPRSSTKPGFANYIAALEQLEAALPKQRILTTDGGRFMTEVWCRISAPDPRSFLVTANFGSIGLGLQEAIGAGLADRSRPVVLFTGDGGFMMGGINEFNTAVRLKQDLIVIVANDSAYGAEHIQFIDRNMDPALTEFEWPSFAAVATALGGQGLRVDSEETLAAALAAIPNRDRPLLIELKLDPTDVPRMRI; this comes from the coding sequence ATGCCCGAGGCAAAGACCCTTTGCTATCAATCCATCGCCCGCTCCGTTTTGGACCATGGTGTCGACACTATGTTCGGACTGATGGGCGATGCCAATCTGTTCATGGTCGACGCTTTCGTCCGCGACGGGGGCGGCACCTTTGTGCCCGCCGCCTATGAGGGCAGCAGTGTCCTGATGGCGCTGGCCTACAGCCATGTTTCCGGCTCGGTTGGCGTGGCCACGGTCACCCATGGCCCGGCGCTGACCAATTGCGTCACGGCCCTGACCGAAGGCGCGCGCGGACATATTCCGATGGTGCTTCTGGCGGGCGATACCGCCGTGATGAACCCGCAGAACCTGCAAAGCATCGACCAGCGTGAAGTGGTCAAGGTCACCGGCGCCGGATTCGAGCAGGTCCGCGCGCCGCAGACCGCCGCGTATGACGTCGCGCACGCCTTCTACCGCGCGCGGGTAGAGAAGCGGCCCATCGTGGTGAACATGCCCGCCGATTTCATGTGGCAAGAGGTCGAGCACACCAAGACCGTCTTCCCGACCTTTACCGCCCCCGCGATGGTCCCGGCGGGCGATGATCTGGACGAGGCCGTGGGGATGATCGCCTCGGCCCGCCGCCCGGTGATTCTGGCCGGTGGCGGCGCGGTCGACGCGCGGGAGGCGCTGATCCGGCTCGCGGACCGGCTTGAGGCCCCGCTGGCCACGTCGCTCAAGGCCAAGGGCCTGTTCAACGATCATCCTTATACTATGGACATCTTCGGCACGCTCTCGACCCCCGCCGCCTATGACCTGATCGCCAAGGCCGATTGCATCGTGTGCTTCGGCACCTCGCTGCACCATTTCACCACCGACAGGGGCAAGCTGCTCAAGGGCAAGCGCGTGGTGCAGGTCAACGACTCGCTGACCGAAGTTGCCAAGAACTTCCACCCCGATGTCGCGCTGGTCGCCGATGCCGCGCTGACAGCCGACAATATCCTGTACTGGCTGGACGAGGCCGAGATCCCGCCGTCGGGCTTCACGCGCGAGCTGGACCGCGCGACGCTGACGGCCCACACCCCGCCCCGCAGCAGCACCAAACCGGGCTTTGCCAATTACATCGCCGCGCTGGAGCAACTGGAAGCGGCGCTACCCAAACAGCGTATCCTGACCACCGACGGCGGGCGCTTCATGACCGAAGTCTGGTGCCGGATCTCAGCCCCCGATCCGCGCAGCTTTCTGGTCACGGCGAATTTCGGCTCGATCGGGCTGGGGTTGCAGGAAGCCATCGGCGCAGGACTGGCCGACCGTTCACGTCCGGTGGTGCTGTTTACCGGCGACGGCGGGTTCATGATGGGCGGGATCAACGAGTTCAACACGGCGGTGCGGCTCAAGCAGGATCTGATCGTCATCGTCGCCAACGACAGCGCCTATGGGGCCGAGCATATCCAGTTCATCGACCGCAACATGGACCCGGCACTGACAGAATTCGAATGGCCCTCTTTCGCGGCGGTGGCGACGGCGCTGGGGGGACAGGGGCTGCGTGTCGACTCGGAGGAGACACTCGCGGCAGCGCTCGCCGCGATCCCGAACCGTGACCGACCGCTGCTGATCGAGCTCAAGCTCGATCCGACAGATGTGCCACGGATGCGGATCTGA